Part of the Methanothermobacter sp. genome, AGTTTCTGCTGGTCTTCCATGGGATCACCTCTGGACCAGCGCCCTGACCACCGGGTCCTCTACCTCCTCGGGTGATATCTCCTTTATCTCCTCAATCATAACCTTGCTTCTTGGAACCCTGTGTTTACTTCCGAATTCTGAGTAGAGTCTTTCGTAGATCTCCTCTTCCCTTATTGCCTTGAGTTCCTTTGTGAATGGCTGAAGTTTATCACCCATCTGGAACTTTCCTTTAACCCTAAATATCTTCGTTTTC contains:
- the rpl18a gene encoding 50S ribosomal protein L18Ae → MKTKIFRVKGKFQMGDKLQPFTKELKAIREEEIYERLYSEFGSKHRVPRSKVMIEEIKEISPEEVEDPVVRALVQR